TACTCGGGCTCGAGGATCCCGCCTCACGGATGGCGCGCATCGGCAAGGCCGATCTGCTGCACGGCGAGATCGCCAGCATCGACGGCCTGCTCGAGTCCATCGACGCCGTCACTCTCGACGACGTACGTGAGGTTGCCGGCGACCTGCTGGCGACCGAGCCGGCGCTCGCAGTGGTCGGACCGTTCGACGATCCGTCCCGCTTCGCCTGACGTCCCGCTAGGCGAAGTTCGGTGCGTAGTCGTTGGTGTTGCGACCGAACACCAACGACTACGCGCCGAACTCCGGTTCATCGGTAGCGGGATTTGACGGTACGGAGCACGCCGTCGGCGTGCGCCAGTCGGTCGAGAACGGTCGCCCACGGGTGAGGGTCACAACCGTGACCAGGCACATGATCGCGGCGGCGACGAGCCCGTACGCAAGACCGCCGAAGGGTCCTCCGGCGAAGAGCGCCGCACTCACCAGCAGCGAACCGACCGTAGCGGCACACTCCAGTACGACGACGTCGATCCGAGTCGTTCCGCTGTCACGTCGCCGGGACAGGTAGTGCGCGCCCGGAACCAGGATCAGCGGCCACAACGCCCACGCCACCGCTGCCAGCCCGATGGCCCTTCGTACGCCGACGTCGAAGTCGCCGACCAGACCGAGCCCAACGGCCACAACCGCAGTAACGATCGCCATCGGCAATCGGATGATCGCGACGACGACGTACGCCACCGCCATCGAGCCGAACGTCGGTGTCGCGCTCTCGCTTGTCATGGTCGGTCCTCATCGTCGCCGCGTCCGAGTTCCTTGCGCAATCGTTGGATTTGCCGCTTAACATCAACGACCAACCCGGATCCGAGCAGCAGGAACGGTGATCCAAGAATGCCACCGAACGCGACGAACAGCAGTTGGCCGCCGATACCCAACTTCTCGTCGGTTGGCATCTGAGATTCCTATCATCGAGTGGCCTCTTGTGCAGAGTGTTACGAGGTGACGGCCGGATCTCGTTGCCCCGAATCGAGAGACGTTCTGACTGATCCATCACGCCAGATGACACCTGATAGACAGGGGGCATGAGCGAGAACTACCGCCCGATCGAGGAGGGCGTCGAGACCGATCTGCGTTCGCAGCTGACGTACGCGAGCTACCTCGACCTCGATCGGTTGCTCGGCGCCCAGCATCCGGTGTCGGGTCACCACGACGAGATGCTGTTCATCGTGCAGCATCAGGTCACCGAGCTGTGGCTGAAGCAGCTCATCCATGAGCTTCGCTCGGCGATCGCGCTGATCGCGGCCGATGACCTGCCGCCGGCGCTGAAGCGGCTTGCTCGCATCAAGCACATCCAGCGGCAGATGTTCGAGCAGTGGTCGGTGCTGGAGACGCTCACCCCGATCGAGTACGCGCAGTTCCGCGACTCCCTCGGCCATGCGTCCGGGTTCCAGTCGCTGCAGTACCGCACGGTGGAGTTCCTGCTCGGCAACAAGACGCCCGGTATGACGAAGGTCTTCGAGCACGATCCCGAAGGCCATGCTCGGTTGGAGGCCGATCTCGCGGCGCCGAGCCTGTACGAGGAGTTCCTCCGCTATCTGCGGCGCCAGGGTTTCGCCGTGCCGCCAGAGGTGGCCGAACGCGACTTCAGCCGTCCGTACGCCGCGAACGACGGGGTGACGGCGGTGTTCAAGACCATCTATGACGCGCCCGACGAACACTGGCAGGCGTACGAGGCCTGTGAGGAGCTGGTCGACGTCGAGGAGAGCTTCCAGCTCTGGCGGTTCCGGCATCTCAAGACGGTCGAGCGGGTGATCGGGCACAAGCGAGGCACGGGCGGATCGAGTGGGGTCGGATTCCTCAAGCGGGCTCTCGACCTGACGTTCTTCCCCGAGCTGTTGGCGGTTCGCACCCAGATCGGCACGTGAGCGCGACTACCATGTGCTCGGCCCAGGAGGTGGCATGACGCTCAGTTACCAGGATGCGCTCGCGCGCGACGAGGCAGACCCGCTCGGTGGGTTCCGTGACGCATTCCATCGGCTCGACGATCCGGTCGCGTACCTCGACGGCAACTCGCTCGGGCGCCCGCCGAAGGCGACGGTCGCGCGGATGAAGGAGGCCGTCGAGCGCGAGTGGGGTGAGCGACTCATCCGCGGCTGGGAGGAAGGCTGGGCCGATCGCGCGGAGCAGATCGGCGACCAGCTCGCGGCGACGTGTCTCGGTGCGGCTCGCGGTCAGACCGTCGTCACCGACACGACGTCGGTCAACATCTACAAGGTCGTGTACGCGGCGTGCGATCTGCAGGGCGGTCGCGACGAGATCGTCATCGACGATGCGAACTTCCCGACCGATCGCTACCTCGTCGAGAGCATCGCGCGCGCCCGCGGACTCTACGTACGCTGGCTGAGCCCCGACCCGGTCGCCGGCGTCACCGACCGCGACCTGGCCGCGGCGCTCGGACCGAAGACCGCGGTCGTCGTCCTCAGCCACGTCGACTACCGCTCGGGCGCCATCGCAGACCTGCCCGGTCTGACCGCGCTCGCCCACGACGCCGGAGCGCTCGTTGTGTGGGACGTCTGTCACTCGGTCGGCGTACTCCCGATCGAACTGGATCGCCACGGTGTCGACTTCGCCGTCGGCTGCACCTACAAGTACCTCAACGCCGGCCCCGGGGCACCCGCTTTCATCTACGTCGCACAACGGCTGCTCGCAGACGTACGCCAGCCGATCCCGGGCTGGTGGAGTGCGCGCGATGTGTTCGCCATGGCAGATACGTACGAGCCGGCGATCGGTGCGCGACGGATGCTGAGCGGTACGCCCGGCATCCTCGCCATGATCGGGGTCGAGGAGGGCGTCCGGCTGGTGGGTCAGGCCGGCATCGGAGCGATCCGGGCGAAGGCCGCCGACCTCACCGGCGTGTGCATCGCCCTGGTCGACGACTGGCTGGCGCCGCGTGGCTACGCCGTCGTCTCGCCGCGTGATGCGGCCAAGCGCGGCGGACACGTGAGCATCCAAGGTCCCGGGGCACGCAAGGTGCGCGACAAGATGGTCGCCGCCAGTGTCATCCCGGACTTCCGCAACCCCGACACGATCCGACTCGGCCTGTCGCCGCTGTCGACCTCGTACGCGGAGCTGTGGCAGTCGATGGATGTGATCCGCGGCATCGTGTCCTGACCGCGAGCCCCTGCGCCGTCAGAGGTACCGGCCGGTAACACCGTGCTGCCAGAGTTCGAGCCGACCCCTCATTTTGTATCTATCACGCACCGGTACAAACCTATTGGAGCTATGCGCGATAGATACAAAATGCGCCCGCCCGTCCCGTCGGTGAAAGGACTCTCCGATGAAACGACTCTGCCTGGGTGCTGCCGGCTCGCTGATCGCGGCCGGTCTCATCCTGCCCACCACGGCCGCGAACGCCAACGCCGCGAACGCGGCACCGTCCGACTCCGGCGACATCCGAAGCGTCGCCACCGACAGTTCCATCGCGCGCGACGCACTCGACGCCCTCGCGCAACACTCGGGCAAGGCCCGGCTGTCGAGCAACGACCGCTATCGGGCGACCGATGCGCTCATCGGTCCGTCGGGTGACCGGCACGTACGTGTCGACCGCTTCTACCGTGGCCTGCCGGTGATCGGCGGCGACATGGTCGTGCACCAGAGCCAGCGTGGCAGGTGGCAGGGGCTCAGCTCCACGCTGCGCCAGGTCGTCGACGTACGGGTGAGACCGCAGGTCGAGCGCAGGGCCGCAGTTTCCGCAGCCAAGAGCTTCGTACGTGCGGAGAAGATCCGTCGGGTGCACCTGCACGGCAAGCGCCGTCTCGTCGTCGATGCACGGGAGTCGGCTCCGCGGCTCGCCTGGGAGGTACGCACGACCGGCGTGCAGAGCAACGGCGTGCCGAGCTACCGCTTCACCTACGTCGACGCCCGTACCGGTGAGGCGATTCGCTCCGAGGAGCAGAACCGGACAGCAGAGGACGGCGAAGGTACAGGCCTGTACTCCGGCACCGTTCCGCTGACCACTAGGAAGTCCGGCGACCAGTACGAGCTGCTCGACCCGACCCGCGGTGGTACGCGCACCGAAGACAAGATGAACAAGATGGACCTGCTGTGCATCCCGTTCCTCGGCTGCCTCATCCCGACGCCGGGCGACAAGGTCATGGACGACGACAACACGTGGGGTGACGGCACTCCTGAGAACCGGCAGTCCGCAGCGGTCGACGCTCAGTACGCGGCGGCGGCGACCTGGGACTACTTCCGTGACGTACACAACCGGCACGGTGTCGCCGATGATGGCAAGGGCGGCTACAGCCGCGTGCACTACGGGAACGGTTACAACAACGCGTTCTTCAGCAAGCTGTGCAACTGCATGACGTACGGCGGCGGCGACGGTGAGACCACCGGATCGTTCGCGACGCTCGACGTCGGCGCGCACGAGTTCGCCCACGGCGTCACGAGCAGTTCGGCGAACCTGACGTACTCGGGCGAGTCAGGCGGGCTCAACGAGGCGACCAGCGACATCTTCGCGACGCTCGTCGACTTCCACGCCAACGCCGACGAGGCCAACTACAACATGGGTGAAGACGTCATGTTGGACGGCACTCCGCTGCGCTGGATGGACGATCCGGCTCGGGACGAGAAGTCGGCCAGTTGCTACACGCCGGATGTCGGCGACCTCAACGTCCACTACTCGTCGGGTGTCGGCAACCACTTCTTCTACCTGCTGGCCGAAGGCTCGGGCAAGAAGACGATCAACGGCGTCGACTACGACTCGCCGACCTGTGACGGGTCGACCGTCGAGGGCATCGGCATCGAGAAGGCCGGCGATATCTGGTACCTCGCCCTTACCGGCTTCATGACGTCCGACACGAACTACGCAGACGGACGCCAGGCGACGATCGACGCGGCCAGCGAGCTGTACGGCGCCGACAGCGCCGAGGTCAAGGCCGTCGAGGCGGCGTGGACGGCGGTGGGCGTCGGCTGACGTCACCCTGCTGCCACGGCGCAGAACCGCGAAGGCGCGATCCGGAGATCCCGGGTCGCGCCTTTCGCGTTCGGCCGGGTGCCGTACGTGCGTCACCGTGAGAGGATCGGGCACATGACTGACGCGGCGACGAAGGTGGGCGTTCTGGGCGCTCGCGGACGGATGGGATCCCAAGCATGCAAGGCGGTCGACGCAGCTGACGGCCTCGAGCTCGTCGCCGGCGTCGACATCCATGACTCGCTCGCCGGCCTCACGGGCGCCAACGCCGAGGTCGTCGTCGACTTCACCCGGCCCGACGTCGTGATGGACAACCTCGCGTGGTGCATCAAGCACGGAGTCAGCGCCGTCGTCGGCACGTCCGGGTTCACCGATGAGCGCATCGAGGAGCTGCGGAACCTGATCGGCGACCGCGACGATGTGACCGTTCTGATCGTGCCGAACTTCTCGATCGGGGCCGTGCTGATGATGCGCTTCGCCGCGCAGGCAGCGCCGTACTTCGAGTCCGTCGAGGTGGTCGAGATGCATCATCCCGACAAGGTCGATGCACCGTCGGGTACGGCGCAGCGCACTGCCGAGATGATCTCGAGCGCGCGTACGGACGCCGGTTGCTCGGCAATGCCCGACGCCACCACGTCGGATCCCGACGGCGCCCGCGGCGCAGTTGTTGCGGGCGTACCCGTGCACTCGGTACGCGCCCGCGGGCTGGTCGCGCACCAGGAGGTGTTGCTCGGCGCTCTCGGGGAGACGCTGACAATCAGGCACGACTCGATCGATCGGGAGTCGTTCATGCCCGGTGTTGTCGCGGGCGTACGCGCCGTGGCGGGCGCGGACCGATCTCTGCGCGGCGTCGTTGTCGGCCTCGAGCACGTACTCGGCGTCTGACGCGTCCGCTCAGCGGGAGCGGCGCGGAGACACGGTGAACGGCTTCTCGATCGACTCCGGTGGATGCGGGCTCGCCGGGGCGAGCAGCGGACCGCGGTCGGCGGCACGCCAGGAGTGCGGCACCGAGCGCAACCCGACAGGGTGCACGCGTACTCCATCGGGGCCGATCCGCAGACGCAGGTAGCTCTTGAAATCCTCGATGCGTAAGGCGGCGAACAGCTCGTTGCCGTGCAGGTCCTGCCACACCTGGCCGAGGTACAGGTAAGCGGCGAGTACGTACGCGCCGGAGATGCCGCAGCCGAGTGAGGCGAGCACAGTGATGAGTATGGCGGCGACGAAGCCGTCGTCCGGCCAGTTGATCGAGCCGACCAGCGAGGTCGCGCCGAGGAGCAGGGCGAGATGTGCGGCCGCATGCAGTACGCCCGCCAGTGCGCGTACGGGCTCTCGAGATCGAGGACGCGCGAGTCCGATCGTCATACCGAGCACCAGCAGACAACCGAACAGCGCGGGGAGCGAACGGGCGGCGAGCTGAGTGTCGGCGATCGAGTAGCCCAATAGGCGGTCGACCGCACCGTCGCCCGGTTGGGTCGCGGCGAGCAGCCAGATCAGTACGGCGTAGACCGGACCGAGCATCGCGGTCAGGGCGGGGTTGCGCCAAGGCAGCCGCCAGCAGCCGCGGGCGAGCCGTCGCGATTCGGCAACGGACGGGAACGTCTGCGTACGCTCGAACTCCGCCTCGCCGTCGCCGGACCAGCGTCCGAAGCGAGTCTTCTTCGGGAGGTGGTGCGTGGGGGAGAGGTACGCGCCTCCGCCGCCGCACGTCACCAGCGCCTGCGGTCCGTCGCCTGTCCGGCGGGAGTAGTGCGAGTAGTGGTGCCGGTCGCCCGACAGGATGAGGCGCACGGCGTCCGCCCGGTCGCCGAGGGCGCTGCTGACGAACTGCTCGATCGTGTCGCTGCCGTGCGGATCGACCCACGTCGGCTTGGCCGTGCACAAGATGATGCTGTCGCCCTCGCCGAGGTGACTCGCCGCCTCGCGGAAGTACGCGAGCTGCGGTGCGTCCAGGTAGGTGTCGAACTGGATGTCGGTGCCCCAGAGCCACCAGCCGTACGGGAGCTTGATCGCGAAGTAGCTGCGCGACTGGATGGTTCGCCACCCGCCGACGAACGACGACACCCGTCGATGTGGGTCGACTGTGCGAAGGGAGCCCTTCCGCGGGACGGGCAAGGGCACATCCGCGAGCCAGCCCTGGCAGAACACCCGCAGGAACGCAGTCAGCCCGTCGTACCAGTCGTGGTTGCCGGGTATCGCCGCAATCGCCGGTGACTGCTCGGAGCGTTCGGGCAGTGCCGCTCGGTAGACGGAGGTAGTGCGGTCGGTGTAGTTGGCCTGCGACGCGACCGGATACGCCTCGTCGCCGCCGAGTACGAGCAGCTCGCCGTGCGTACGGGCAGGATGCTCCTCGTCGGCGGCCCCGCCCGGCAGCGGATCGACGGCGATGCTCCGCGCGACCGCGTACGTGGAGTCGAACCCATCGCCGAGGTCGGCGGTGTAGTCGATCCAGCACTCCCGCTCGGGCAGCGAAAGGTCGTATAGTTCCGCCGGCAGCGCCGCTTCGTTCTCGCGCCGGGCTGCGAAGCCGCCGATCGTACGCGCCATCGCCACCTGCGCTCCGATGCGCGCGAGCTGAGCCGGATGCAGCCAACGGACCGGCGGGAGCCGCCGTAGCCGATTGCGCAGGCGGTCGCGGTCTGCCGCGTTCGGATCCATGCGGCCGAACGTATCGTGCCGGCGGTCGGTAAGGCGAGTGGCGCAACCTCGTTTCCCGGAAGCCCAGAAAACAACGGATCTGCGCCACTCCTGGCGCGATGGATCAGTCGTCGTCCACGACGAGCGAGGTGTGCAGGCGTACCTGTTTGATGGTGTTGGCGCCCGTGCCGTCGACATCGAGCTCACGGTGAGCGCCGTCCGGAGCCCAGCCGGTGCCCTCGACGAACGAGCGCAGTCGGTCGTCGGTCGATGCGATCCACCAGGTGGCCCGGGTGAACTTGTCGGCCCGCAACGTGTCGGTGCATGCCTGCAGTAGCCGCGATCCATGGCCCTCGCCATGGGCAGCCGCGTCGATGACGAACTCCACGATCTCGCCGTCGGCGATCGGGTCGGCGTCGGGGTCGTCGGCCGGAGAGGTCACTGCGAACCCGCGTACCGTCGCGCGCTCCAGGGCCACCAGAACCCGGTTGCGGGCGTCCCCGGGTTTGTCCATCGACGCAGCCCACTTGCGGGCGAAGTCGTCGACATCCAGCGAGTCGACCATCTCCTGCGGGAGTACGTCGGCGTACTGCTCACGCCAAGCCGCGACCTGGCAGCGCGCGACAGCAGGTGCGTCGTCGGCCCAGGCGACCCGGACACTGACGTCGGCGGTGGGGGAACTCATGCAGGCGATTGTGCCGCACGCCCGGCCTGCACCAGCGGGCGGTCATCGGCGGGCGACGATCCTGATCGCGGCCGCGGTGAGCGTGAGTGCCGCGCCGCCGACGGCGAAGCCGATCGAAGTGTCCGCCGATTCGATCAGTACGCCCGCGCCGGATGCGCCGAGTGCACTGCCGACGTTGTTGGCGGTGTTGACCCAGGTGCTCGCCTCGGTGCGTTGATGGGGCGGTGCGAGCTCGTCCGAGGCGAGGTACGCGACGACGAACAGCGGCGCGATCGCGACGCCCGTCAGCGCCATCACTGCGCCGAGTGACAGTAGTCCGGCCGTCGTACTCGCGAGCAGCATGCCGAAGCCGAGGTATCCGACGAGAGCGAAGAGTTGTGTACTCCGACTGCGGTGATGGTTCAGCCTGCCCCAGAGCAGGCCGCCGAGTACGCTGCCGGCGGCGATACCCGCCTCGATGAACCCGGCGACCTCCGGCGTGCCGTGCTCCTCTGCGCGGGCGGCGATGCAGGTGTACACGAGGCTGAGCGCTGTGGCTGTTGCCAGGATGGTTGCAAGCACCGGAGCGAACCCCGTCGCCCGGAGCGGTCCGGCGTCGAACCCCATCGCCGACGCCGGAGCTTCATTGCGTCGCCG
The sequence above is drawn from the Nocardioidaceae bacterium SCSIO 66511 genome and encodes:
- a CDS encoding metallophosphoesterase, whose amino-acid sequence is MDPNAADRDRLRNRLRRLPPVRWLHPAQLARIGAQVAMARTIGGFAARRENEAALPAELYDLSLPERECWIDYTADLGDGFDSTYAVARSIAVDPLPGGAADEEHPARTHGELLVLGGDEAYPVASQANYTDRTTSVYRAALPERSEQSPAIAAIPGNHDWYDGLTAFLRVFCQGWLADVPLPVPRKGSLRTVDPHRRVSSFVGGWRTIQSRSYFAIKLPYGWWLWGTDIQFDTYLDAPQLAYFREAASHLGEGDSIILCTAKPTWVDPHGSDTIEQFVSSALGDRADAVRLILSGDRHHYSHYSRRTGDGPQALVTCGGGGAYLSPTHHLPKKTRFGRWSGDGEAEFERTQTFPSVAESRRLARGCWRLPWRNPALTAMLGPVYAVLIWLLAATQPGDGAVDRLLGYSIADTQLAARSLPALFGCLLVLGMTIGLARPRSREPVRALAGVLHAAAHLALLLGATSLVGSINWPDDGFVAAILITVLASLGCGISGAYVLAAYLYLGQVWQDLHGNELFAALRIEDFKSYLRLRIGPDGVRVHPVGLRSVPHSWRAADRGPLLAPASPHPPESIEKPFTVSPRRSR
- the dapB gene encoding 4-hydroxy-tetrahydrodipicolinate reductase codes for the protein MTDAATKVGVLGARGRMGSQACKAVDAADGLELVAGVDIHDSLAGLTGANAEVVVDFTRPDVVMDNLAWCIKHGVSAVVGTSGFTDERIEELRNLIGDRDDVTVLIVPNFSIGAVLMMRFAAQAAPYFESVEVVEMHHPDKVDAPSGTAQRTAEMISSARTDAGCSAMPDATTSDPDGARGAVVAGVPVHSVRARGLVAHQEVLLGALGETLTIRHDSIDRESFMPGVVAGVRAVAGADRSLRGVVVGLEHVLGV
- a CDS encoding MFS transporter, with amino-acid sequence MSPDIHPGSYRAVLALPYALPTFAAALVGRLAYGLLPLSLLFTVHAATGSFATAGAVVAAFGLTSLSMPYKSRFVDRLGQARVLPPLAVSSGGALGAIAALGGSDVDTTYGYVALGIVAGLCAPPLGPSMRSTWRHLTEGTSLKQRAYSLDSVCEESLYLIGPMLVGLLLAIASGAFALTTTAGLLIVGTLGMVRTPPARRRNEAPASAMGFDAGPLRATGFAPVLATILATATALSLVYTCIAARAEEHGTPEVAGFIEAGIAAGSVLGGLLWGRLNHHRSRSTQLFALVGYLGFGMLLASTTAGLLSLGAVMALTGVAIAPLFVVAYLASDELAPPHQRTEASTWVNTANNVGSALGASGAGVLIESADTSIGFAVGGAALTLTAAAIRIVARR
- the kynA gene encoding tryptophan 2,3-dioxygenase, with the protein product MSENYRPIEEGVETDLRSQLTYASYLDLDRLLGAQHPVSGHHDEMLFIVQHQVTELWLKQLIHELRSAIALIAADDLPPALKRLARIKHIQRQMFEQWSVLETLTPIEYAQFRDSLGHASGFQSLQYRTVEFLLGNKTPGMTKVFEHDPEGHARLEADLAAPSLYEEFLRYLRRQGFAVPPEVAERDFSRPYAANDGVTAVFKTIYDAPDEHWQAYEACEELVDVEESFQLWRFRHLKTVERVIGHKRGTGGSSGVGFLKRALDLTFFPELLAVRTQIGT
- a CDS encoding M4 family metallopeptidase, with amino-acid sequence MKRLCLGAAGSLIAAGLILPTTAANANAANAAPSDSGDIRSVATDSSIARDALDALAQHSGKARLSSNDRYRATDALIGPSGDRHVRVDRFYRGLPVIGGDMVVHQSQRGRWQGLSSTLRQVVDVRVRPQVERRAAVSAAKSFVRAEKIRRVHLHGKRRLVVDARESAPRLAWEVRTTGVQSNGVPSYRFTYVDARTGEAIRSEEQNRTAEDGEGTGLYSGTVPLTTRKSGDQYELLDPTRGGTRTEDKMNKMDLLCIPFLGCLIPTPGDKVMDDDNTWGDGTPENRQSAAVDAQYAAAATWDYFRDVHNRHGVADDGKGGYSRVHYGNGYNNAFFSKLCNCMTYGGGDGETTGSFATLDVGAHEFAHGVTSSSANLTYSGESGGLNEATSDIFATLVDFHANADEANYNMGEDVMLDGTPLRWMDDPARDEKSASCYTPDVGDLNVHYSSGVGNHFFYLLAEGSGKKTINGVDYDSPTCDGSTVEGIGIEKAGDIWYLALTGFMTSDTNYADGRQATIDAASELYGADSAEVKAVEAAWTAVGVG
- the kynU gene encoding kynureninase encodes the protein MTLSYQDALARDEADPLGGFRDAFHRLDDPVAYLDGNSLGRPPKATVARMKEAVEREWGERLIRGWEEGWADRAEQIGDQLAATCLGAARGQTVVTDTTSVNIYKVVYAACDLQGGRDEIVIDDANFPTDRYLVESIARARGLYVRWLSPDPVAGVTDRDLAAALGPKTAVVVLSHVDYRSGAIADLPGLTALAHDAGALVVWDVCHSVGVLPIELDRHGVDFAVGCTYKYLNAGPGAPAFIYVAQRLLADVRQPIPGWWSARDVFAMADTYEPAIGARRMLSGTPGILAMIGVEEGVRLVGQAGIGAIRAKAADLTGVCIALVDDWLAPRGYAVVSPRDAAKRGGHVSIQGPGARKVRDKMVAASVIPDFRNPDTIRLGLSPLSTSYAELWQSMDVIRGIVS
- a CDS encoding GNAT family N-acetyltransferase, with the protein product MSSPTADVSVRVAWADDAPAVARCQVAAWREQYADVLPQEMVDSLDVDDFARKWAASMDKPGDARNRVLVALERATVRGFAVTSPADDPDADPIADGEIVEFVIDAAAHGEGHGSRLLQACTDTLRADKFTRATWWIASTDDRLRSFVEGTGWAPDGAHRELDVDGTGANTIKQVRLHTSLVVDDD